The proteins below are encoded in one region of Sulfolobus sp. A20:
- a CDS encoding PLP-dependent transferase — protein MKGFNTKAVHEGELIDKRFGNVVTPIFQTSTFLYPNEYVEAYRDPFTGNTYLYTRESNPTLTSLELKYASLENAKYGISFSSGMASISSVLLSLIRKGTKILAINQLYGRTYTLLNELKSKEDIEVDFVSVRAINSLDINNKKYDIIYVESITNPTVQVVDMVELGKYSYETGSKLIVDATFASPYNQQPLDLKAKIVVHSGTKYISGHSDVVIGLSATNDEEMFNRIINVRRTYGGIPDPFSAYLTLRGIKTLGLRMEKHNKNAMELAKSLSENSKVKKVYYPGLPDFEYYGVAKKVLKGFGGMLSFEPKGGYDCAKKIIRSLKIAISASSLGGVETLVTLPRETSHASLSKEELKRMEIPEGLVRVSVGIEDIEDLIEDFNNALAIC, from the coding sequence ATGAAGGGCTTTAATACTAAGGCAGTACATGAAGGAGAATTGATAGATAAGAGATTTGGCAACGTGGTAACGCCAATATTCCAGACCTCAACTTTCCTTTACCCTAACGAATATGTGGAAGCGTATAGAGATCCATTTACTGGGAATACATACTTATATACTAGAGAGAGTAATCCTACCTTAACATCACTAGAGTTAAAGTATGCTTCACTCGAGAATGCTAAATATGGAATATCTTTTTCTTCTGGTATGGCTTCTATTTCATCAGTGTTACTAAGCTTAATAAGGAAAGGTACTAAGATTCTTGCAATTAATCAGCTTTATGGAAGAACGTATACTTTACTTAATGAGCTAAAATCAAAAGAAGATATAGAAGTAGATTTCGTTTCAGTTAGAGCAATCAACTCATTAGATATAAATAATAAGAAATATGATATAATCTACGTTGAATCTATAACTAACCCTACTGTTCAAGTAGTAGACATGGTTGAACTAGGTAAGTATAGCTATGAGACTGGTTCTAAATTAATAGTAGATGCAACTTTTGCCTCGCCCTATAATCAGCAACCTTTAGACTTAAAAGCTAAAATCGTTGTTCATAGTGGTACTAAATATATTTCTGGACACAGCGATGTGGTAATAGGACTTTCAGCTACAAACGATGAAGAAATGTTTAATAGAATAATTAATGTTAGGAGAACTTATGGAGGCATACCAGACCCTTTTAGTGCTTACTTAACTTTACGAGGAATTAAGACCTTAGGTTTGAGAATGGAAAAGCATAATAAGAACGCGATGGAATTAGCTAAGTCCTTATCTGAAAATAGTAAGGTTAAAAAAGTATATTATCCGGGCTTACCAGACTTTGAGTATTATGGTGTTGCGAAAAAAGTTTTAAAGGGCTTTGGAGGAATGCTATCCTTTGAACCTAAAGGAGGATACGATTGCGCTAAAAAGATAATTAGATCGTTAAAAATAGCGATATCTGCGTCAAGCTTAGGAGGAGTGGAGACGTTAGTTACATTACCTAGAGAGACAAGTCACGCTTCACTATCTAAAGAGGAGTTAAAGAGAATGGAAATACCCGAGGGACTTGTTAGAGTGTCAGTAGGTATAGAGGATATAGAAGATTTAATAGAGGATTTCAATAATGCTTTAGCTATTTGCTGA
- a CDS encoding cyclase family protein produces MNKFKVVLDEYEMYDLSFPLSHDVVSWPTHQPIMVKKVKRVDRDLYEMHEISMTTQDYTHYDAPSHMIADGKSIDKYEINRFILDAVILNLQNRNGFPISQEDLKKFQKYLNSYSGIILYTGFNKDLHKYEYDWSYLDVSGAEYLSRFNNVRLVAIDSPSIAGWSGEVPYKSHEITVDEAIKIHLKLLEKDILILEGLYGLNKVFVKNEPTIEGILIALPLNIVGVDGGIARAVFLKPKTS; encoded by the coding sequence ATGAATAAATTTAAGGTAGTTCTAGATGAATACGAGATGTATGATTTGTCTTTTCCTCTTTCACATGATGTCGTGTCATGGCCCACTCATCAACCAATAATGGTCAAGAAGGTTAAGAGGGTCGATAGAGATCTCTATGAAATGCATGAAATTAGCATGACCACACAAGATTATACACATTATGATGCTCCTTCACATATGATAGCTGATGGTAAAAGTATAGATAAGTACGAAATAAATAGATTTATACTAGACGCTGTAATTCTGAACTTACAAAATAGAAATGGATTTCCAATATCTCAAGAAGATTTGAAAAAATTTCAAAAATATTTAAATAGTTATTCTGGAATAATTCTTTATACTGGTTTCAATAAAGACTTACATAAATATGAATACGATTGGTCTTATCTAGATGTGTCTGGTGCTGAATATTTAAGTAGATTTAATAATGTGAGGCTAGTAGCTATAGATTCTCCTAGTATTGCAGGCTGGTCAGGAGAGGTTCCGTATAAATCACACGAAATAACTGTGGATGAGGCTATAAAAATACATTTAAAGTTATTGGAAAAAGATATACTAATTCTAGAAGGACTATATGGTTTAAATAAAGTTTTTGTAAAGAATGAACCAACTATTGAGGGTATATTAATAGCGTTACCGCTTAATATAGTAGGAGTAGATGGAGGAATAGCTAGGGCTGTATTCCTTAAGCCCAAAACAAGTTAA
- a CDS encoding RidA family protein, with protein MPQKKVIDVPSLSKGGPYSHAVIYDNLVFISGMTGQDPEKDLSFEEQFKNAIEKIAKVLEQASSSLDKVLKVTVYLSDPQYFNKMNELFKYYFPNNPPARTTIVCRFVNDKIKVEIDVVAGI; from the coding sequence ATGCCTCAGAAAAAGGTTATAGACGTACCAAGCTTAAGTAAAGGAGGACCCTACTCTCATGCAGTAATCTATGACAATCTAGTCTTCATTTCGGGCATGACTGGACAAGACCCAGAAAAAGATCTTAGTTTTGAGGAGCAGTTTAAGAACGCCATAGAAAAGATTGCTAAGGTACTAGAGCAAGCTTCTTCGTCATTAGATAAAGTTTTAAAAGTGACAGTTTATCTCTCTGATCCTCAATACTTTAATAAGATGAACGAACTCTTCAAATATTATTTTCCTAACAATCCACCGGCGAGAACAACTATAGTGTGTAGATTCGTTAACGATAAAATAAAAGTTGAAATTGACGTGGTTGCAGGTATATGA
- a CDS encoding alanine racemase: MNIETPALVIDYGKTIRNIKEMQALANKSGKRLRPHAKTHKIPYLAHLQINEGAVGICAQKVSEAEVFAKSGINDILISNEVLGEKKIRKIFELINLGNKISVAVDSHIGIRELETIGKEYSNYVEVLVDVDVGMNRCGVNVNDNNSLEKIVDSLKNSPHVLFKGFMGYDGHTANIKDLKLRAEAVEKGYQDILKIKRLFEKKGLHADIVSVGGTPSASLWALKEEINELQPGTYVFYDIHQVELGVTDIDHISAYVLSQVISRAEDRVVLDVGYKGITIEQGIYPTVVSHKWLAVKSMSEEHTVLKGSPLPDYEEKVQLIPYHVCPTIDLWDEAILVNNDKVITSLKIEARGKKL, translated from the coding sequence ATGAATATTGAAACCCCAGCCTTAGTGATAGACTATGGAAAGACAATCAGAAACATAAAAGAAATGCAGGCGTTAGCTAATAAGAGTGGAAAGAGATTAAGACCCCATGCCAAAACACATAAGATACCGTACCTAGCCCATTTGCAGATAAATGAGGGAGCAGTAGGAATATGTGCGCAAAAAGTAAGTGAAGCTGAAGTGTTCGCTAAATCTGGTATTAATGATATTCTGATTAGCAATGAGGTATTAGGAGAGAAGAAAATAAGAAAAATATTTGAACTAATAAACTTAGGTAACAAAATAAGTGTAGCCGTAGACTCCCATATTGGTATAAGAGAATTAGAGACCATAGGTAAGGAGTATTCTAATTACGTTGAGGTCTTAGTTGATGTAGACGTAGGAATGAACAGATGTGGAGTAAACGTCAATGACAATAATAGTTTAGAAAAGATAGTCGATAGCTTGAAGAACTCTCCCCACGTGTTATTTAAGGGCTTTATGGGATACGATGGGCATACAGCGAACATAAAAGATTTAAAACTTAGGGCTGAGGCTGTGGAGAAGGGATATCAAGACATTTTAAAGATTAAACGTTTATTTGAGAAGAAGGGTTTACATGCTGATATAGTATCAGTGGGAGGTACACCATCAGCCAGTTTGTGGGCTTTAAAGGAGGAAATAAATGAACTCCAGCCTGGGACATATGTTTTCTACGATATCCATCAAGTAGAATTGGGTGTAACTGATATAGATCACATATCAGCTTACGTTTTAAGCCAAGTTATAAGTAGGGCTGAAGATAGAGTGGTTTTAGATGTGGGCTATAAGGGTATTACCATAGAACAAGGCATATACCCGACTGTGGTATCGCATAAATGGTTAGCCGTGAAGTCGATGTCTGAAGAACACACTGTATTGAAAGGATCACCTTTACCTGACTATGAGGAGAAAGTTCAATTAATACCATATCACGTATGCCCTACTATTGACTTATGGGATGAGGCTATATTGGTAAATAATGATAAAGTTATAACGAGTTTAAAAATAGAAGCGAGGGGGAAGAAACTATAA
- a CDS encoding SDR family NAD(P)-dependent oxidoreductase: MLNLNNKVAVVTGSSSGIGRATAQLFVSLGANVIGLDINEEEGKKLEQEINNNKGNWFVHKTIDLTNTKQFKELAEFIEKKFNKVDILVNNAGTAEYKILEELSEEECDKVINVNLKPYIFLTKYFLQLLRKSGNASIINVSSVTAFRGEEDLVCYGATKGGIISLTITLARTLVKDNIRVNAILPGPLDTPLTFRRTKGIDKEKWQKLIKEMVPMGRWGKPEEVAYLIAFLASDLSTFMTGSLIPIDGGYLIR, translated from the coding sequence ATGTTAAACTTAAATAATAAAGTGGCAGTTGTAACAGGATCATCATCAGGGATAGGAAGAGCTACAGCCCAATTATTTGTAAGCTTGGGGGCTAATGTAATAGGATTAGACATTAATGAGGAAGAAGGGAAAAAATTGGAGCAAGAAATAAATAACAATAAGGGAAATTGGTTCGTGCATAAAACAATAGATTTAACTAATACTAAACAATTTAAAGAGTTAGCAGAGTTTATAGAAAAAAAGTTTAACAAGGTAGATATATTGGTAAATAATGCTGGAACAGCAGAATATAAAATCTTAGAAGAACTCTCAGAGGAAGAATGCGATAAAGTAATTAATGTTAATCTAAAACCATATATTTTCTTGACTAAGTATTTTTTGCAACTACTTAGAAAAAGCGGAAACGCATCAATAATTAATGTTTCGTCAGTTACAGCGTTTAGAGGAGAAGAAGACTTAGTGTGTTACGGAGCTACAAAAGGAGGTATAATTTCATTAACCATCACGTTAGCAAGAACGCTTGTAAAGGATAATATAAGAGTTAATGCTATCTTACCGGGGCCATTAGATACGCCATTAACTTTTAGACGAACCAAAGGTATAGACAAAGAAAAATGGCAGAAATTAATTAAGGAAATGGTACCTATGGGGAGATGGGGTAAACCTGAGGAAGTAGCTTACTTGATAGCGTTTCTAGCATCAGATCTCTCAACTTTTATGACCGGTTCATTAATACCTATTGATGGGGGGTATCTAATAAGATAA
- a CDS encoding ATP-binding cassette domain-containing protein, producing MSQRSELLVRMVNIHKRFGGLHAVRGVDLEIYKGEILGLAGDNGAGKSTLMKILAGYYRPDEGEMYFEGNRVSFNSPREAREYGIEMMYQDLSLINVLDITRNFFLGREITGKFGFLNLRKMKEEARRAIEEVGLRVRNLELRVNELSGGQRQGLAFASAYYHKRKLLILDEPTNNLSVKQTESVINFIRALKEKGISVIFVTHNLFHIHEASDRIVIMARGKKIGEYLKSDISVNELANLIIKNK from the coding sequence ATGAGTCAGAGGAGTGAACTATTAGTTAGAATGGTAAACATTCATAAAAGATTTGGTGGATTACACGCTGTAAGGGGAGTGGATCTCGAGATTTATAAGGGAGAAATTCTTGGTCTAGCTGGGGACAATGGAGCAGGCAAATCGACATTAATGAAAATATTAGCAGGATATTATAGACCAGATGAGGGAGAAATGTATTTCGAAGGCAATCGAGTTTCTTTTAATTCGCCTAGGGAGGCTAGAGAGTACGGTATTGAAATGATGTATCAAGATTTAAGCTTGATCAACGTGTTAGATATTACACGAAATTTCTTCCTAGGGAGAGAAATTACTGGTAAATTCGGATTTTTAAATTTAAGAAAAATGAAAGAAGAAGCAAGGAGGGCAATAGAAGAAGTAGGGTTAAGAGTCCGTAATTTAGAGTTAAGAGTAAATGAGTTGTCTGGGGGACAAAGGCAAGGATTAGCTTTCGCTTCAGCTTACTATCACAAAAGAAAACTACTTATACTTGATGAGCCTACAAATAATTTATCAGTAAAGCAGACAGAAAGTGTTATAAATTTCATAAGGGCATTAAAGGAAAAAGGCATATCCGTAATATTTGTAACCCATAATCTATTCCATATACACGAGGCATCTGATAGAATAGTGATTATGGCTAGAGGAAAGAAAATAGGCGAATATTTAAAATCAGATATAAGTGTCAATGAGTTAGCTAATTTAATCATAAAAAACAAATAA
- a CDS encoding GH12 family glycosyl hydrolase domain-containing protein, with amino-acid sequence MRRILLVSLAVLITVLLLISLIFLQHQGNPQRIIKESLLQGGESIEIIGTPTNPYNSFSINHISINTNLWNMANSSVGNVTMTLFNNKMIVNLSFIRALYEDNPTVLGYPEILYGVNVWGGGIPSPSGILPLPIVLYNVSKGVYLEVNYSIKDISNTPIDFAYDIWMTRNVTTLGATHGDIELMIWLYHTAGTVPAGTYVTTIRIPVIVNGKTVYANWEVYVDNGSSNPWTIITFSIDIRGGDVMVNLSNFINETIYILSHYFNWNSEYIYNLHLQTIDLGSEFRPNPNGEVMYSFEIFSYDIVVKS; translated from the coding sequence ATGCGAAGAATATTATTGGTCTCTTTAGCTGTTCTAATAACTGTCTTATTATTGATTTCATTAATATTTTTACAACACCAAGGTAATCCACAACGTATCATTAAGGAGAGTTTACTCCAAGGTGGGGAATCAATAGAGATAATTGGAACTCCTACTAATCCCTATAATTCCTTTTCAATAAATCACATAAGCATAAATACGAATCTATGGAACATGGCTAACTCATCAGTTGGCAATGTTACTATGACGTTGTTTAATAATAAGATGATAGTAAACCTAAGTTTCATTAGAGCGTTATATGAAGACAATCCCACAGTATTGGGTTATCCGGAAATACTTTATGGCGTTAATGTATGGGGTGGAGGCATACCGTCTCCTAGTGGGATTCTCCCACTACCTATAGTGCTATATAACGTTAGTAAGGGAGTATACTTGGAAGTTAATTACTCTATTAAAGACATATCAAATACTCCTATAGATTTCGCGTATGACATCTGGATGACTAGGAACGTCACCACGTTGGGAGCAACACATGGAGATATAGAGCTAATGATATGGCTTTATCATACAGCAGGCACTGTGCCAGCCGGGACCTATGTTACGACGATAAGAATACCAGTGATAGTAAATGGTAAGACAGTATATGCGAATTGGGAAGTATACGTGGATAATGGAAGTTCTAATCCATGGACTATAATTACTTTTTCAATAGATATAAGAGGAGGCGATGTAATGGTAAACTTATCAAATTTCATCAATGAAACTATATACATTTTATCTCATTACTTTAATTGGAATTCTGAATACATATATAATCTGCATTTGCAGACAATTGATCTGGGTTCAGAGTTTAGACCCAATCCAAATGGTGAAGTAATGTATTCATTCGAAATATTTTCATATGATATTGTTGTTAAAAGTTAA
- a CDS encoding MFS transporter, with product MPSKNSNKEIRDYVILRSLRYRIFLTVIALAGWALLAYDIQLSSIVLPVVASSLNFAVFEIGLYGFLIYASQAIMTFLVSPLSDYLGRKRLFQWSLIITALTTGMTGLANSFASFAVIRMLATGMGEVEQTVGPAITIEEYPAKTRGRWYGWVQGGFPLGAFLASAVSGILLPIVGWRGVFIAGIIPMILVIIARRWISEPERFERVRQIRKALRQGQIQYAQQLQEKYKINAEELKKVTWHQIISDIRFRRTALASMIAYFINSINWPVIDGFVTYWLVNFKGWPESEAIKLTLIGSAVIYFGYVSAGFLGDIIGRREVIAIGGIISALGVYLMTVSNSFWPMTIAWILAFYGNGACMAGAGFGYWAEVAPTRVRSTFIGMVYASGMLGAMLGTFLFGILYTAVGGALTWIYLGSIPGILWTVTILFAKRVKPGTPLEEISQ from the coding sequence ATGCCGTCTAAAAATTCTAATAAAGAAATTAGAGACTATGTAATATTAAGATCTCTAAGGTATAGGATTTTCCTTACTGTAATAGCATTAGCAGGTTGGGCATTACTGGCCTATGATATTCAATTATCCTCGATAGTCTTGCCAGTAGTAGCTAGTTCCTTAAATTTCGCAGTGTTTGAGATAGGGTTATATGGATTTTTGATATATGCATCACAAGCTATTATGACATTTTTAGTTTCTCCATTAAGTGATTATTTAGGCAGAAAAAGGCTATTTCAATGGTCACTTATAATAACAGCGTTAACTACCGGAATGACAGGTTTAGCAAATTCTTTCGCCTCATTTGCGGTGATTAGAATGTTAGCAACTGGTATGGGAGAGGTAGAGCAGACCGTAGGGCCCGCCATTACAATTGAAGAATATCCTGCCAAAACCAGAGGAAGATGGTATGGATGGGTTCAAGGAGGTTTTCCTTTAGGGGCATTTTTAGCGTCAGCGGTTTCTGGGATACTATTACCAATAGTAGGATGGCGAGGAGTCTTTATAGCTGGTATTATTCCTATGATATTGGTGATTATTGCAAGGAGATGGATATCAGAGCCTGAAAGGTTTGAGAGAGTTAGGCAAATAAGAAAAGCTCTTCGACAAGGGCAGATTCAATATGCTCAGCAACTTCAAGAAAAATACAAAATTAATGCAGAAGAATTGAAGAAGGTTACATGGCATCAAATAATATCAGATATAAGGTTTAGACGTACAGCATTAGCTTCTATGATTGCCTATTTTATTAATTCAATTAATTGGCCTGTGATAGATGGCTTCGTTACTTATTGGCTTGTAAACTTTAAAGGATGGCCAGAAAGCGAGGCAATAAAACTAACCTTGATAGGAAGTGCAGTTATATATTTTGGCTATGTATCAGCAGGTTTTCTTGGAGACATTATAGGTAGAAGAGAGGTAATAGCAATTGGAGGGATAATCTCAGCTTTGGGAGTATATCTTATGACAGTTTCTAACTCCTTCTGGCCAATGACTATAGCATGGATATTAGCGTTCTATGGAAATGGGGCATGCATGGCAGGAGCAGGATTTGGATATTGGGCTGAGGTAGCCCCTACGCGTGTAAGATCTACATTCATAGGCATGGTTTATGCATCGGGTATGTTAGGAGCCATGCTAGGTACTTTCTTATTTGGAATACTTTATACCGCAGTGGGAGGAGCATTAACATGGATATATCTAGGCTCAATCCCTGGAATCCTATGGACTGTTACGATTCTTTTCGCTAAACGAGTTAAACCCGGTACACCATTAGAAGAAATAAGTCAAT
- a CDS encoding zinc ribbon domain-containing protein, with protein sequence MRKYYRIRDFHKKARKIGKWVVDTAKSLNVSAIFLEDLNNMIKRLPVEFRDKLYSIQYGRIQYWIEWQAKKYGVKVVYVDPSFSSTHCPKCGKEMKEVSYRYFHFIKCGNENDHDVIAILYGSLSISTVP encoded by the coding sequence GTGAGAAAATATTATAGGATTAGGGATTTCCATAAAAAGGCTAGGAAAATCGGTAAGTGGGTTGTTGATACAGCTAAATCACTAAACGTTTCAGCTATCTTCTTAGAGGATTTGAATAATATGATTAAAAGGCTACCAGTAGAGTTTAGGGATAAGTTGTATTCGATCCAGTATGGTCGCATTCAATACTGGATAGAATGGCAAGCTAAGAAATATGGTGTTAAGGTTGTTTATGTTGACCCTAGTTTCTCATCTACTCACTGTCCTAAGTGTGGTAAAGAAATGAAAGAGGTTTCTTATAGGTATTTTCATTTTATAAAGTGTGGTAATGAGAATGATCATGACGTTATTGCTATTTTGTATGGTTCTCTGAGCATCTCAACTGTTCCTTAA
- a CDS encoding sugar ABC transporter substrate-binding protein, translated as MPLDKTRRNLLVGIGVASVLAAAGWGVAGYEMIKPPKVTQATSSFGKGIKMIFNGHWGPENVFGNVVENGFDAACELTGADCKMYRPQNGSSDVSEIISNLQTAINQNPDVLIATDIYTSVQPYLHQASQQGIIVILVNVNAPTQQDFEYTGAVSFIGQDLVEAGYVQAQALSKYFPQGSHVVIIDEGPGQVWAEQRNQGIEEFLKSYGCTWDVIESSFDLSQVSSQISAYLEANPNTKAILSNGYGGAVAQQVFPKLNIAPGQIPVATFDITPQVLNAILAGYVQLTIDQQPYLQGFLPVIQGIFIKKYMFGGWNVNTGSLVITKDIAEEVQNLVNEGIFY; from the coding sequence ATGCCTCTGGATAAAACTAGACGGAATTTATTAGTGGGGATAGGTGTAGCTAGTGTATTAGCTGCCGCAGGTTGGGGAGTTGCAGGCTATGAAATGATTAAACCTCCAAAGGTCACTCAAGCTACTTCAAGCTTTGGTAAAGGAATTAAAATGATTTTTAATGGCCATTGGGGTCCAGAGAATGTATTCGGTAACGTAGTAGAAAACGGCTTTGATGCGGCATGTGAATTAACCGGGGCTGATTGCAAGATGTACAGACCACAGAATGGTTCTTCTGATGTATCTGAAATTATATCTAATTTACAAACAGCAATAAACCAAAACCCTGATGTACTTATAGCTACTGACATTTATACTAGCGTGCAGCCTTATCTTCACCAAGCTTCACAACAAGGGATTATAGTAATTCTTGTAAATGTTAATGCTCCTACTCAGCAAGACTTTGAATATACTGGAGCAGTTAGCTTCATAGGACAAGATTTAGTCGAGGCTGGTTACGTTCAAGCTCAAGCATTAAGTAAGTATTTTCCCCAAGGTAGTCACGTCGTTATAATAGATGAGGGACCGGGTCAAGTATGGGCAGAACAAAGAAATCAAGGAATAGAAGAATTTCTAAAAAGCTATGGCTGCACCTGGGATGTAATAGAATCAAGCTTTGACTTATCTCAAGTTTCCTCACAGATTTCTGCTTATCTTGAAGCTAACCCAAATACTAAAGCAATATTGAGCAATGGATATGGGGGGGCAGTAGCTCAACAAGTATTCCCTAAACTCAATATTGCTCCTGGTCAAATACCCGTGGCTACTTTTGATATCACTCCACAAGTTTTAAATGCAATATTAGCAGGTTACGTGCAACTTACAATAGATCAGCAACCATATTTACAAGGCTTTTTACCTGTAATTCAAGGTATATTTATAAAGAAATATATGTTCGGCGGATGGAATGTGAATACAGGGAGTTTAGTAATAACCAAAGATATAGCAGAAGAAGTGCAAAATCTAGTCAATGAAGGTATATTCTATTAA
- a CDS encoding helix-turn-helix domain-containing protein has translation MRLQVEHPTCWTFNTLNYDVKAHVKYLFPIVSKNLIFEIAEITSESRSDVSDFINLMNSKKYRRNLSLIDVERSRLSKTALMYYFKLYDGSITRTLLSNGVIIGNVLAYNGVEEWDLYYLGNDIDSVMGNISKELSKVEVKIEDLTYDRFEMEDMKKEMFLINGLTFTEKKVLYAAYKMGYFDYPKNIKLDDLAKSFGVTKVALDRTIRNGLRKILSQIFDNAK, from the coding sequence ATGAGGCTTCAAGTCGAGCATCCTACGTGCTGGACGTTTAACACGTTAAATTATGACGTAAAAGCTCACGTTAAGTACTTATTTCCCATAGTTTCCAAGAACTTGATTTTCGAGATAGCTGAGATCACTTCTGAAAGCAGAAGTGATGTAAGTGATTTCATAAACTTAATGAATAGTAAGAAATATAGACGTAACCTAAGTCTAATTGACGTCGAACGTTCAAGATTGTCAAAAACTGCATTAATGTATTACTTCAAACTTTACGACGGATCCATAACGAGAACTTTACTTAGTAATGGTGTAATAATAGGTAATGTATTAGCCTATAATGGAGTAGAGGAATGGGATCTGTATTATTTAGGAAATGATATAGACTCTGTAATGGGTAATATTTCAAAGGAATTAAGTAAAGTGGAAGTTAAGATAGAGGATTTAACTTATGACAGATTTGAAATGGAGGATATGAAAAAGGAAATGTTCTTGATAAATGGTTTAACTTTTACGGAAAAGAAGGTATTATATGCTGCATATAAGATGGGTTACTTTGACTATCCTAAAAACATAAAGCTGGATGATTTAGCTAAATCTTTTGGTGTTACTAAAGTAGCCTTAGATAGGACGATAAGAAATGGGTTAAGAAAGATATTATCACAGATATTCGATAATGCTAAATAA
- a CDS encoding ABC transporter permease produces MADSKRRTFLSKLISNKEFAAIFTLILLWLFFYILNNSFLSLNNLGILFSVIPIYGLVTVGVTLLMIAGEFDLSVAAVFALSPMISALLIAEGFNGYLALFLSLLVSATIGFLNGLITTKGGIPSFIVTLGTLLLWLGITLQLSGGEPHAFPVPISLEKVLVGNIYLDGIINSQLLWFVLISFISTILLERHKWGNWIYAVGGNKDAARAKGINVDLVKISLFILCSLLAGFAGLMQSALYGQVIANQGGNLELDAIAAAVIGGTSLFGGEGSVVGGVIGTIIIWSMENGLILIGVTSYLYETLIGAITIIVVLVYRYSKKMSRNIRLGELNESEE; encoded by the coding sequence TTGGCTGATAGTAAAAGGAGAACATTTTTATCTAAGCTTATAAGTAATAAGGAATTTGCAGCTATATTCACATTAATACTATTATGGTTATTCTTTTATATACTAAATAATTCTTTTTTGAGCTTAAATAATTTAGGCATATTATTTTCAGTTATACCAATATATGGATTGGTAACAGTAGGTGTTACATTACTTATGATAGCTGGTGAATTTGACCTATCAGTAGCTGCTGTCTTTGCTTTAAGTCCTATGATCTCTGCGTTGCTTATAGCTGAAGGGTTTAATGGGTATTTAGCTCTATTTTTATCGTTATTAGTAAGTGCAACAATTGGATTTTTAAATGGTCTAATTACTACTAAGGGAGGTATACCCTCATTTATAGTAACATTAGGCACACTATTATTGTGGTTAGGTATAACCTTACAGTTGTCAGGTGGCGAGCCTCATGCGTTTCCGGTCCCTATATCGCTTGAAAAGGTATTGGTAGGAAATATATATTTAGATGGGATAATTAACTCACAATTGTTATGGTTCGTTTTAATCTCGTTTATATCTACTATATTACTAGAAAGGCATAAATGGGGTAATTGGATTTACGCCGTAGGTGGAAATAAGGACGCAGCAAGGGCTAAAGGAATTAACGTGGATCTTGTAAAAATTAGTCTATTTATTTTATGTTCGCTCTTAGCCGGTTTCGCCGGCTTGATGCAAAGCGCCTTATACGGACAAGTAATAGCTAATCAAGGAGGAAATTTAGAACTTGATGCTATTGCCGCAGCAGTCATAGGTGGAACATCACTTTTTGGTGGAGAAGGTAGTGTAGTTGGGGGAGTAATAGGTACGATAATCATTTGGAGTATGGAAAATGGCCTAATATTAATAGGCGTTACCTCTTATCTTTATGAAACTTTAATAGGAGCTATAACTATAATTGTAGTATTGGTATATAGATATAGTAAGAAAATGAGTAGAAATATAAGATTAGGTGAGCTAAATGAGTCAGAGGAGTGA